A part of Periophthalmus magnuspinnatus isolate fPerMag1 chromosome 19, fPerMag1.2.pri, whole genome shotgun sequence genomic DNA contains:
- the LOC117387720 gene encoding dual specificity phosphatase 29-like: protein MSCKKSKLGLRSPPEDEEEYVTPGGYELEKILNRGSVAYTHVNEVWDNVYIGDEETARDKYKLKALGITHILNAAEGTWNSVDTGAGYYSDMDIVYYGVVAEDTTTFDLSQYFHSAASFIDKTLSNPQNKLLVHCVMGRSRSATLFLAYLMICRNMTVVDAIETVKKRRRIIPNWGFLKQLRELDMQLQEKRLEQTGQP, encoded by the exons ATGTcttgtaaaaagtcaaagttggGGTTGAGGTCGCCTCcagaagacgaggaggagtACGTCACCCCAGGAGGATACGAGCTGGAGAAGATCTTGAACCGCGGCTCTGTGGCCTACACCCACGTCAATGAAGTCTGGGACAATGTTTATATAGGAGACGA GGAGACAGCGAGGGACAAGTACAAGCTGAAGGCGCTCGGGATCACTCACATTCTGAACGCGGCCGAGGGGACGTGGAACAGCGTGGACACAGGAGCCGGTTACTATAGCGATATGGACATTGTTTATTATGGTGTGGTCGCCGAGGACACCACGACCTTTGACCTGAGCCAGTACTTCCACTCAGCGGCCAGTTTCATCGACAAAACTCTGAGTAACCCACAAA ATAAGCTgctggtgcactgtgtaatggGCAGGAGCCGATCGGCCACTCTGTTTCTGGCTTACCTCATGATCTGCAGGAACATGACAGTGGTTGACGCCATAGAAACAGTGAAAAAACGCAGACGCATTATTCCCAACTGGGGCTTCCTCAAACAGCTGAGAGAACTGGATATGCAGCTACAAGAGAAGAGACTGGAGCAAACAGGACAGCCATAA